Proteins encoded together in one Lutra lutra chromosome 4, mLutLut1.2, whole genome shotgun sequence window:
- the LOC125096753 gene encoding uncharacterized protein LOC125096753, whose protein sequence is MLTIVCGMRKCSGSRAPSALPAGDTVPTSDALSLADKLSGNDRNVCLAGQCGHRATKATSLAKGWTALNHSLNPLFSSDPRSTDRALLLATHTGAASVLHVLRAASLRTPRRLQAWVRRRPHCPAGLPGGQHPGLPGRPPRQPSAWSVFAPGLGSGKPAGEATTSLWGGCVAGKGRRRAPTRIQPPPAQPRRRRKILSSFHTSSWAPSLPQQPASSVMARPVHCVPQGVIHLSQADVTSPDDSHSLRSGKTDLRRGPKAAGTRRPGRGMSGLKSGLWSHDERPCPPAKRPRCPQHPKGTSR, encoded by the exons atgcttacAATAGTGTGTGGCATGCGTAAGTGTTCTGGATCCAGAGCCCCGTCAGCCCTGCCAGCTGGGGACACGGTACCTACCTCCGATGCCCTGTCCCTCGCGGACAAGCTCTCTGGAAATGACAGAAACGTATGCCTTGCTGGACAGTGTGGACATAGGGCCACAAAGGCCACCAGTTTGGCCAAAGGGTGGACAGCACTAAACCACTCCCTTAACCCACTGTTTTCCTCGGATCCTCGGAGCACAGACAGAGCTCTCCTCCTCGCTACACATACCGGAGCCGCGTCTGTCTTGCATGTACTCCGGGCGGCATCACTGCGAACACCCAGGCGTCTGCAGGCCTGGGTGCGACGGCGCCCCCATTGCCCCGCGGGGCTCCCTGGCGGCCAGCACCCTGGCCTACCAGGTCGGCCCCCACGGCAGCCTTCCGCCTGGTCTGTGTTTGCACCCGGGCTCGGCTCCGGAAAGCCCGCGGGTGAGGCGACTACCAGCCTTTGGGGCGGCTGCGTGGCAGGGAAGGGACGCAGACGCGCTCCCACACGCATCCAGCCGCCGCCAGCGCAGCCTCGGCGGAGACGA aaaatattatcaaGCTTTCATACATCCTCCTGGGCTCCTTCTTTGCCCCAACAGCCGGCTTCCTCCGTGATGGCGAGGCCAGTCCACTGTGTGCCTCAGGGGGTTATTCACCTCAGCCAGGCGGACGTGACCAGCCCGGACGACTCTCACTCCCTCCGAAGTGGGAAGACTGACCTGAGGAGGGGACCAAAGGCTGCTGGCACAAGACGACCAGGCAGAGGGATGTCAGGGCTGAAGTCAGGGCTCTGGTCTCACGATGAACGACCCTGTCCTCCTGCCAAGAGGCCACGTTGCCCCCAACACCCAAAGGGAACATCCAGATAG